A genomic region of Jeotgalibaca ciconiae contains the following coding sequences:
- a CDS encoding segregation/condensation protein A, with protein sequence MNESNELMIQLEAFEGPLDLLLHLIKELKVDIFDIPMVEITNQYFQYLQTMQELRLDIAGDYLLMAATLLEIKSRMLLPKKEIEMEDDFYEEGEDPREELINQLLEYKRIQEAAKVLKEMENERGDFFTKLPADLDNYRQSIPLTPGEVSSEDLIAALQKMYQKLQRKKPLNARLDQEEISVEKTMKHILQRFDNLFDKKDESIPFTDFYEVPSKSQIVTTFLAMLELVREKKIYFIQEVMYGDILLKRLWEEVEINE encoded by the coding sequence ATGAACGAATCAAATGAATTAATGATACAACTTGAAGCCTTTGAAGGACCGCTTGATTTGTTACTTCACTTGATTAAGGAACTAAAAGTAGATATTTTTGACATTCCGATGGTTGAGATTACAAATCAATATTTTCAGTACCTTCAGACAATGCAAGAACTACGTTTAGACATTGCAGGAGATTATTTGCTCATGGCAGCTACTTTATTGGAAATAAAGAGTAGAATGTTACTACCAAAAAAAGAAATAGAAATGGAAGATGATTTTTATGAAGAAGGCGAAGATCCTCGTGAAGAACTAATTAACCAGCTTCTTGAATATAAACGTATTCAAGAAGCTGCAAAAGTTCTGAAAGAAATGGAAAATGAACGCGGAGATTTTTTCACTAAATTACCCGCTGATTTAGATAATTACCGTCAATCAATTCCGTTAACTCCTGGAGAAGTTTCTTCAGAAGATTTGATTGCTGCCCTACAAAAAATGTACCAAAAACTTCAGCGTAAGAAGCCGTTAAATGCTCGTTTAGACCAGGAAGAAATCTCTGTAGAGAAGACGATGAAACACATTCTACAGCGATTTGATAATCTTTTTGATAAAAAAGACGAAAGCATTCCTTTTACGGATTTTTACGAGGTACCTTCCAAATCACAAATTGTTACTACTTTCTTAGCAATGTTGGAATTAGTAAGAGAAAAAAAAATCTATTTTATTCAGGAAGTTATGTATGGTGATATTTTATTGAAACGATTGTGGGAGGAAGTAGAAATAAATGAATAA
- the pyk gene encoding pyruvate kinase — protein MKKTKIVCTIGPASETVDTLVKLIEAGMNVARLNFSHGDHEEHLARIKNIREASRITGKMVAILLDTKGPEIRTHNMKDGVVSLISGETVRISMDEVEGTKEKFSISYPGLINDVVVGNHILLDDGLVDLEVTDIDKDNGEIVTAVKNSGILKNKKGVNVPGVSTNLPGITDKDASDIIFGIENDIDYIAASFVRRASDVLEISEILEKHDATEIQIIPKIENQEGIDNIDEILKVSHGLMVARGDLGVEIPTEEVPIAQKMLIEKCNRLGKPVITATQMLDSMQRNPRPTRAEAGDVANAIFDGTDAVMLSGETAAGDYPVEAVQTMATIAKRTEEALVGQDAFALKAYSNTDMAEAIGQSVGHTARNLGIQTIVAATESGHTARMISKYRPKAHIVAVTFTESQARKLALSYGVYPFVSEKPATTDEMMDLAAVVAKNNGYAKEGDLIIITAGVPVGERGTTNLMKIQLIGSKLTSGQGIGEQAVVGKAVVASSAEEANKNATEDCILVVKNTDKEYMPAIEKASAIVVETGGLTSHAAVVGIAQGIPVIVGAENVTTLVNDGEVITVDSRRGIIYRGATTAI, from the coding sequence ATGAAGAAAACGAAGATTGTTTGTACAATCGGACCAGCAAGTGAAACAGTAGATACACTTGTAAAGTTAATTGAGGCAGGAATGAACGTTGCTCGATTAAACTTTTCCCATGGAGACCATGAGGAGCATTTAGCACGTATTAAAAATATTCGTGAGGCATCACGAATAACCGGTAAAATGGTTGCAATTCTTTTAGATACGAAAGGACCAGAAATTCGTACGCATAACATGAAAGATGGCGTAGTTTCGCTAATTTCTGGAGAAACTGTTCGTATCTCTATGGATGAAGTGGAAGGAACAAAAGAAAAATTCTCCATCTCATATCCTGGATTGATTAATGATGTTGTAGTTGGAAACCATATTTTATTAGATGATGGATTAGTAGATTTAGAAGTTACTGATATCGATAAAGATAATGGTGAAATTGTTACAGCAGTTAAAAATTCTGGAATCTTGAAAAACAAAAAAGGTGTGAACGTACCGGGTGTTTCAACAAACTTACCAGGAATCACTGATAAAGACGCATCTGACATCATTTTTGGTATTGAAAATGACATTGATTATATTGCAGCAAGTTTCGTTCGTCGCGCAAGTGATGTATTAGAAATTTCTGAAATTTTAGAAAAACATGATGCTACTGAAATTCAAATCATTCCTAAAATTGAAAACCAAGAAGGAATCGATAACATCGATGAAATCTTAAAAGTTTCTCATGGTTTGATGGTTGCTCGTGGTGACCTTGGTGTTGAAATTCCAACTGAAGAGGTTCCAATTGCTCAAAAAATGTTGATTGAAAAATGTAACCGTCTAGGTAAACCTGTTATTACAGCAACTCAAATGCTTGATTCCATGCAACGCAACCCACGTCCTACACGTGCGGAAGCTGGAGACGTGGCAAATGCAATTTTTGATGGAACTGACGCAGTTATGCTATCTGGAGAGACTGCTGCTGGCGATTATCCAGTGGAAGCAGTTCAAACAATGGCAACTATTGCAAAACGTACAGAAGAAGCTCTTGTTGGACAAGATGCATTTGCTTTGAAGGCATATTCAAATACAGATATGGCAGAAGCGATTGGACAATCAGTTGGACATACGGCACGCAATTTGGGTATTCAAACAATTGTTGCTGCAACTGAGTCTGGACATACAGCTCGTATGATTTCTAAATATCGCCCGAAAGCACATATCGTAGCTGTGACATTTACAGAAAGTCAAGCTCGTAAATTAGCACTTTCTTATGGAGTTTACCCATTTGTTTCTGAAAAACCTGCAACAACAGATGAAATGATGGATTTAGCAGCAGTTGTAGCTAAAAATAATGGATATGCTAAAGAAGGCGATCTAATTATTATTACTGCTGGTGTCCCTGTTGGAGAACGCGGAACGACAAACTTAATGAAGATTCAATTAATTGGATCCAAATTAACAAGCGGTCAAGGTATCGGCGAACAAGCAGTAGTTGGCAAAGCGGTAGTTGCTTCGTCAGCTGAAGAAGCAAACAAAAATGCAACAGAAGACTGTATTCTAGTTGTTAAAAATACTGACAAAGAATATATGCCTGCTATTGAAAAAGCAAGCGCAATTGTAGTCGAAACAGGTGGATTAACAAGCCATGCAGCAGTTGTAGGAATTGCACAAGGAATTCCAGTAATTGTTGGTGCTGAAAATGTTACTACACTCGTTAATGATGGTGAAGTAATCACAGTAGATTCTCGTCGTGGAATTATTTATCGTGGCGCAACAACGGCTATCTAA
- a CDS encoding pseudouridine synthase, with amino-acid sequence MERLQKVIAHAGIASRRKSEDLITQGKVKVNGEVVKTLGVKVSSKDLVEVNGIPIDKEHPVYFLFYKPKNTLSAVSDDRGRPVITDYFKEIPERIYPIGRLDFDTTGLILLTNDGEFANLLMHPKYQVEKTYVAKVSAIPTKQQLYKLEKGIVIDGKKTSKAKARLISQDNKKNTAIVELTIHEGWNHQVKKMFEAINCPVTKLKREKFSFLTLEKLQPGMYRELKSFEIEKLKKFAQEN; translated from the coding sequence ATGGAACGTTTACAAAAAGTAATTGCACATGCGGGAATAGCTTCTCGAAGAAAATCAGAAGACTTGATTACGCAAGGAAAAGTGAAAGTGAATGGGGAAGTTGTAAAAACGTTAGGAGTAAAAGTCTCTTCCAAGGATTTAGTAGAAGTAAATGGCATACCAATTGATAAAGAACATCCGGTATATTTTCTATTCTACAAACCAAAGAACACACTGTCTGCGGTATCTGATGATCGTGGAAGACCAGTTATAACTGACTATTTTAAAGAAATACCTGAACGAATTTATCCAATTGGAAGATTAGATTTTGATACTACAGGTCTGATTCTGCTTACAAACGATGGAGAATTTGCTAATTTATTAATGCACCCGAAATATCAAGTTGAAAAGACGTATGTGGCAAAAGTTAGTGCAATCCCTACTAAACAACAGCTTTATAAGTTAGAAAAAGGTATTGTCATCGATGGCAAGAAAACATCAAAAGCCAAAGCGAGATTAATATCTCAAGACAATAAGAAAAATACAGCGATTGTGGAATTAACCATTCATGAAGGCTGGAATCATCAAGTAAAAAAAATGTTTGAAGCAATTAATTGTCCGGTAACTAAACTAAAAAGAGAAAAATTTTCTTTCTTGACTTTAGAGAAGCTTCAACCAGGTATGTATCGCGAATTAAAATCTTTTGAAATAGAAAAATTAAAGAAATTCGCTCAAGAAAATTAA
- the deoB gene encoding phosphopentomutase: MKKYKRVHVVVMDSVGIGEAPDAADFGDVGSDTLGHIAETAGLTVPNLEKLGLGNIRPIEQIKPIDNPLGYHTKLEEISVGKDTMTGHWEIMGLNIKTPFRVFEDGFPDELIEKIESYSKRKIIGNKPASGTEILDEYGEYQMKTGDLIVYTSADSVLQIAAHEEIIPLEELYDICEYVREITLEDPYMIGRIIARPYLGTVGDFKRTSNRHDYALSPFGKTTLDYLKEADYDVIAIGKISDIFNEQGITDSVRTVSNMDGVDQLIKVMQRDFTGISFLNLVDFDALYGHRRNPKGYAEAIEDFDKRIPEILEHLADDDLLIITADHGNDPTFTGTDHTREYVPLLVYSKSMQENGALAQGYFADIAATIADNFDVEITEYGTSFLPNLK; this comes from the coding sequence ATGAAAAAATATAAACGTGTGCATGTTGTGGTAATGGATTCTGTAGGAATTGGCGAAGCACCCGATGCGGCAGACTTTGGAGATGTAGGTTCAGACACACTTGGTCATATAGCAGAAACTGCTGGACTGACGGTTCCTAATCTCGAGAAGTTAGGATTGGGCAATATTCGTCCAATCGAACAAATTAAACCAATCGATAATCCGTTAGGTTATCATACAAAACTCGAAGAAATCTCTGTTGGAAAAGATACAATGACCGGGCATTGGGAAATTATGGGTTTAAATATAAAAACGCCGTTCCGAGTATTTGAAGATGGCTTTCCAGATGAGTTAATTGAAAAAATTGAAAGCTATTCAAAAAGAAAAATTATTGGCAACAAGCCTGCCAGTGGAACTGAAATATTGGATGAATATGGTGAATACCAAATGAAAACAGGTGATTTGATCGTTTATACTTCTGCTGATTCAGTTTTACAAATTGCAGCACATGAAGAGATTATTCCTTTAGAAGAACTTTATGATATTTGCGAATATGTACGTGAAATTACATTAGAAGATCCTTATATGATTGGTCGGATTATTGCACGTCCCTATCTTGGCACGGTTGGTGACTTTAAACGTACAAGTAACCGTCATGATTATGCCTTAAGTCCGTTCGGAAAGACAACACTGGATTACTTAAAAGAAGCTGACTATGATGTCATCGCAATTGGTAAAATCAGTGATATATTTAATGAACAAGGGATTACGGATTCTGTGCGTACCGTAAGCAATATGGATGGGGTAGACCAATTAATTAAGGTAATGCAAAGAGATTTTACAGGTATCAGTTTCTTAAACTTGGTTGACTTTGATGCGCTATACGGCCATCGACGCAATCCAAAAGGATATGCGGAAGCAATAGAAGATTTTGATAAACGAATTCCAGAAATTTTGGAACACTTAGCGGATGATGACTTACTTATCATTACTGCTGACCATGGAAATGATCCAACTTTTACAGGTACAGACCATACCAGAGAATATGTACCATTGTTGGTTTATAGTAAGTCTATGCAAGAAAACGGTGCTTTAGCACAAGGCTATTTTGCAGATATAGCAGCAACAATCGCTGATAATTTCGACGTAGAAATAACGGAATACGGCACAAGTTTCTTGCCAAATTTAAAATAG
- a CDS encoding Fur family transcriptional regulator: protein MSEQSLASIKTSLQEGGFKLTPQREATVKVLLEKDHLSAEEIFMHLKQTNPDIGLATVYRTLEILTQLNITHKVLFEDGLARYDIRRESNKQFHLHLLCMECGKIKEIYDDLISDLEKEIEKKYHFQVEDHRLIFHGICTDCYQKRQNKTPELSAETRK, encoded by the coding sequence TTGTCAGAGCAATCATTAGCGAGCATAAAAACTTCACTGCAAGAAGGTGGTTTTAAACTTACCCCCCAACGTGAAGCAACGGTAAAAGTTTTGCTAGAAAAGGATCACTTAAGTGCAGAGGAAATATTTATGCATTTAAAACAAACAAATCCTGATATTGGTCTTGCGACCGTTTATCGTACCTTGGAAATTTTAACACAATTGAATATAACTCATAAGGTGTTATTTGAAGATGGACTGGCTCGTTATGATATACGAAGAGAAAGCAATAAACAGTTCCATCTTCATCTTCTGTGTATGGAATGCGGTAAAATAAAAGAAATATATGATGATTTAATTAGTGATTTGGAAAAAGAAATAGAAAAAAAATACCATTTTCAAGTAGAAGATCACCGTCTGATTTTTCATGGTATATGCACTGACTGCTATCAAAAGAGACAAAATAAAACACCTGAACTGTCTGCAGAAACAAGGAAGTAA
- the scpB gene encoding SMC-Scp complex subunit ScpB — translation MNKEGALESLLFVAGDEGLSIEEIISLLEITPLEAHHLISTLRDKYDLDSSTGLTIIETRQRFQLATKKDFSELIRKYATSPFSSHLSQAALETLAIVAYKQPITRIEIDEIRGVQSSGMLQRLLIRGLVKEIGRAETPGRPIIYGTTDYFMNYFGLKDLDDLPSAEALFQIQDESFDLFNQEDFLENHDRMEIYELKNKNDSQ, via the coding sequence ATGAATAAAGAGGGAGCTTTAGAAAGTCTTTTATTTGTTGCCGGCGATGAAGGTCTAAGTATTGAAGAAATTATTTCTTTGCTTGAAATAACTCCACTAGAAGCCCATCATCTTATTTCTACTTTACGAGATAAATATGATCTTGATTCTAGTACTGGTTTGACTATTATTGAAACAAGACAAAGATTTCAACTAGCAACAAAAAAAGATTTTTCAGAATTAATACGTAAGTATGCTACGTCTCCTTTTTCTTCCCATTTGTCTCAAGCTGCATTGGAGACATTGGCTATCGTCGCCTATAAACAGCCTATTACACGTATTGAAATTGATGAAATCAGAGGAGTTCAGTCTTCAGGCATGCTTCAGCGATTGTTGATTCGAGGCTTGGTAAAAGAAATAGGGCGTGCGGAAACACCAGGGCGTCCAATTATTTATGGAACAACTGATTATTTTATGAATTATTTTGGTTTAAAAGATTTAGATGATCTTCCAAGTGCAGAAGCACTGTTCCAAATTCAAGATGAGTCCTTTGACTTATTCAATCAAGAGGACTTTCTAGAGAATCATGATAGAATGGAAATATACGAGTTAAAAAATAAAAATGATTCACAATAA
- a CDS encoding purine-nucleoside phosphorylase: MMKHEQLVETANYLKDKGFLEPEIGLILGSGLGDLADEITNPIVVPYSEIPHFPISTVKGHKGQLVYGELSGKTVIAMQGRFHFYEGYPIQEVTLPIRVMKLLGVHSVGLTNAAGGVNIDFSPGDLMLIQDHINFTAQNPLIGPNDEEMGPRFPDMSQTYDSDYQEKIKSVAKKMNVAIKEGVYMGFSGPTYETPAEIKMARTLGADAVGMSTVPEAIVARHSDLRVFGISCITNLAAGMQTSLNHQEVVEVSKRVNQTFKTLLKETLKVI; the protein is encoded by the coding sequence ATGATGAAACATGAACAGTTAGTAGAAACAGCAAATTACTTGAAAGATAAAGGATTTTTAGAACCAGAAATTGGTTTAATATTAGGGTCAGGACTTGGTGACCTGGCTGATGAAATTACAAATCCAATTGTAGTCCCATATTCTGAAATTCCTCATTTTCCAATTTCTACCGTAAAAGGTCATAAAGGACAATTAGTATATGGAGAATTGAGCGGTAAAACAGTGATAGCCATGCAAGGACGGTTCCATTTCTATGAGGGCTATCCTATCCAAGAAGTTACCTTACCAATACGAGTAATGAAGTTATTAGGTGTTCATAGTGTAGGTCTTACAAACGCTGCTGGTGGAGTGAATATTGATTTTTCACCTGGAGACTTAATGTTAATCCAAGATCATATTAATTTTACAGCTCAAAATCCACTAATTGGACCAAATGACGAAGAAATGGGACCGCGATTCCCTGATATGAGTCAAACTTATGATTCAGATTACCAAGAAAAAATAAAATCAGTAGCGAAAAAAATGAATGTTGCAATAAAAGAAGGTGTTTATATGGGATTCAGCGGACCAACGTATGAAACACCTGCAGAAATCAAGATGGCTAGAACATTAGGCGCTGATGCAGTTGGAATGTCAACCGTGCCGGAAGCAATTGTTGCTCGTCATTCTGATTTACGAGTTTTTGGTATTTCTTGTATAACAAATTTAGCTGCTGGAATGCAGACAAGTTTAAATCATCAAGAAGTTGTCGAAGTTTCGAAACGAGTAAATCAAACATTTAAAACTTTACTAAAAGAGACTTTAAAAGTAATATAA
- a CDS encoding response regulator transcription factor: MANSDTTILIVDDEERIRRLLKLYLTKEGYASEEAADGVSAIRKMEEKDYDMVLLDIMLPEIDGLEVIKEIRKIKDTPIIMITARGDEGQRVEGFQAGADDYIVKPFSPREVMLRVAAILKRTKIEEPETIIISYPELDIFPESRLVLAGGEPLTLTPKEFDLILYLAENPEKVFTREMLLKEVWRYDYFGDLRTVDTHIKRLREKLQKKSLYVSKMIVTVWGTGYKFSPLETDYQKNNEIEN; encoded by the coding sequence TTGGCTAATTCAGACACTACGATATTGATTGTGGATGACGAAGAGCGCATCAGGCGTCTTTTGAAATTGTATTTAACAAAGGAAGGCTATGCTTCAGAAGAAGCGGCTGATGGTGTTTCTGCGATTAGAAAAATGGAAGAAAAAGATTACGATATGGTTTTACTTGATATTATGCTTCCTGAAATCGATGGTTTAGAAGTTATTAAAGAGATTCGTAAAATAAAAGATACTCCAATTATTATGATTACCGCTCGTGGAGATGAAGGCCAAAGGGTAGAAGGGTTTCAAGCTGGAGCGGATGATTATATTGTAAAACCTTTTAGTCCAAGAGAAGTTATGCTTCGAGTAGCAGCAATTTTAAAAAGAACGAAAATCGAAGAACCAGAAACCATCATCATTTCGTATCCAGAACTAGATATTTTTCCTGAATCAAGATTAGTACTTGCTGGAGGTGAGCCTCTGACCTTAACACCTAAAGAGTTTGATTTAATTTTGTATCTCGCTGAAAATCCAGAAAAGGTATTCACACGGGAAATGTTATTAAAAGAAGTTTGGAGATATGATTACTTTGGCGATTTGCGCACAGTAGATACCCACATAAAGCGATTGCGTGAAAAACTTCAAAAAAAATCGCTTTATGTTTCAAAAATGATTGTGACGGTATGGGGGACAGGATATAAGTTTTCTCCGCTAGAAACAGATTATCAAAAGAATAATGAGATTGAAAATTAA
- a CDS encoding CvfB family protein: protein MNKDLGTIITAMVTDENEEALFVQKNGITYRLEKEDVPEELSIGDVASGFVYETMNKDLKMTTKIPKVRIGHYGWGEVINVRRDLGVFVDIGLGDKDIVVSLDRMPELKSLWPKKGDRLMVTLSVDEKDRMWGELADEDLFRSISRIPSEQDWKNKDVTGIVYRLKMVGTFILTDDYYIGFIHPTEREVEPRLGEVVNARVIGVSPHGMLNLSLKPRAHEALEGDAKMILALLEKSPTASLPYTDKSDPDDIRNYFGISKAQFKRAMGRLLKNRLIIQEDGETRLIEKE from the coding sequence ATGAATAAAGATTTAGGAACAATCATAACGGCGATGGTGACAGACGAGAATGAAGAAGCTCTTTTCGTGCAAAAAAATGGAATTACCTATCGTTTAGAAAAAGAAGATGTTCCAGAAGAATTAAGTATTGGAGATGTAGCAAGTGGTTTTGTATACGAAACAATGAACAAAGATTTGAAAATGACGACAAAAATCCCTAAAGTCCGTATTGGACATTATGGGTGGGGCGAGGTTATCAATGTTCGTCGTGATCTAGGTGTATTTGTGGATATTGGTTTAGGAGATAAAGACATTGTTGTTTCTCTTGATCGTATGCCAGAACTAAAAAGTTTGTGGCCGAAAAAAGGGGATCGCTTAATGGTCACTTTATCAGTTGATGAAAAAGATCGTATGTGGGGAGAATTGGCTGACGAAGATCTGTTCCGTTCGATTTCACGGATTCCTTCCGAACAAGATTGGAAGAATAAGGATGTTACGGGGATTGTATATCGTTTGAAAATGGTTGGCACGTTCATTCTGACGGATGATTATTATATTGGTTTTATTCATCCTACAGAAAGAGAAGTTGAACCTCGTTTAGGAGAGGTAGTCAATGCGCGAGTAATTGGAGTAAGTCCACATGGTATGTTAAACTTATCGCTGAAACCTCGCGCTCATGAAGCGTTAGAGGGGGATGCCAAAATGATTTTGGCTTTACTAGAAAAAAGTCCTACAGCTTCTCTTCCCTATACGGATAAAAGTGATCCTGATGATATTAGAAACTATTTTGGAATTAGTAAAGCTCAATTTAAACGCGCAATGGGTCGATTACTGAAAAATAGATTAATTATACAAGAAGATGGGGAAACAAGGTTAATTGAGAAAGAGTAA
- a CDS encoding GNAT family N-acetyltransferase, with translation MLISYNQNYEKIAMGLLSYIADLKNVERLQKEMESYISEEDKRLFLWRDTETDNIIAIIGIEWAESIVLVRHISVNPSFRNEGIMHKMLDKLKTRFPDQTINGTLETVPIITKWVQKNAETSSELDDEE, from the coding sequence GTGCTTATTTCTTATAATCAAAACTATGAAAAAATCGCTATGGGATTGCTATCTTATATTGCCGATTTGAAAAATGTTGAGCGTCTTCAGAAAGAAATGGAAAGCTATATAAGTGAAGAAGATAAAAGGTTATTTCTTTGGCGAGATACGGAGACTGATAATATCATTGCGATTATTGGTATTGAATGGGCGGAGTCAATTGTTCTGGTTCGACATATTTCTGTTAATCCATCATTTAGAAATGAAGGAATCATGCATAAAATGCTTGATAAGTTAAAAACTCGATTCCCAGATCAAACAATAAATGGAACACTGGAAACGGTGCCGATTATTACAAAATGGGTTCAAAAAAATGCAGAAACTTCAAGTGAGTTGGATGATGAAGAATGA
- the xerD gene encoding site-specific tyrosine recombinase XerD, translating into MDEIIIEYLHHLRIEQGLAANTIQSYRRDLTKYSLFLQSKAIASFQEVTKVEVFLFLEVLDKEQLASSSISRMISCLRKFHQYLLVEGIVKINPMEEIKLPKKKQSLPKSLSIDEVDRILATPDTKTVFGVRDRAILEVLYATGLRVSELVHLTLAELHLDLGFIQTIGKGNKERVVPLGEEAVYWVEEYLSFSRPSLSKGRKESPYLFLNFHGQGFTRQGIWKNLNKIVVEAKINKRVSPHMLRHSFATHILENGADLRVVQELLGHSDISTTQIYTHITKERMVESYRKYHPRA; encoded by the coding sequence ATGGATGAAATTATTATTGAATATCTTCACCATTTGAGAATTGAACAAGGATTGGCAGCTAATACAATCCAAAGTTACCGTAGAGATTTAACAAAGTATTCACTCTTTTTGCAATCAAAAGCAATTGCTTCCTTTCAAGAAGTTACTAAAGTGGAAGTTTTTCTTTTTTTAGAAGTTTTAGATAAAGAGCAGCTAGCTTCTAGCTCTATAAGCAGAATGATTTCTTGTCTTCGTAAATTCCACCAATATTTATTGGTAGAAGGAATAGTAAAAATTAACCCGATGGAAGAAATTAAGCTCCCTAAGAAGAAACAAAGTCTGCCGAAGTCTCTCTCAATTGATGAAGTAGACCGTATCCTCGCTACCCCTGACACAAAGACTGTCTTTGGTGTGCGTGATCGGGCAATTTTAGAAGTACTCTATGCAACAGGATTAAGAGTAAGTGAACTCGTACATTTAACCTTAGCTGAATTACATTTGGACCTTGGCTTTATTCAAACGATTGGAAAAGGGAATAAGGAAAGAGTCGTTCCATTGGGGGAAGAAGCAGTTTATTGGGTGGAAGAATATTTATCTTTTAGTCGTCCATCCCTTAGTAAGGGAAGAAAAGAAAGTCCCTATTTATTCCTGAACTTTCATGGACAAGGTTTTACCCGTCAAGGAATTTGGAAAAATTTAAATAAAATCGTTGTAGAAGCAAAAATAAATAAAAGAGTTTCGCCCCATATGTTGAGACATTCTTTTGCCACACACATATTAGAAAATGGAGCGGACTTACGTGTAGTGCAAGAATTGTTGGGACATTCGGATATCTCGACAACCCAAATTTATACGCATATTACGAAAGAGCGAATGGTTGAATCTTATCGTAAATATCATCCGCGTGCGTAG